One genomic window of Methyloceanibacter sp. wino2 includes the following:
- a CDS encoding GNAT family N-acetyltransferase, translating to MDAAGGGDISFSTSAGPVSMKITSDLQTIASEWREIETAVTCTSAQTFDWARAWSVHMLAAQGRAPVIAIGYDGDGQVQFLLPFESKKVGGLTVLSWLSQEHANYLFGVFRPAFAAALTKTEISRILNEVGRWSGASVAALEAQPFEWGGAPNPFALLSHQPAPNSGFAIRLGDFETLYRERFKKRARQGLLRKERRLWEAGTLKYGWAERTQEKRDVLETFFAQKALQFAAMGVTDIFTPEARAFYAALVMLPEDSPSRLRLGYVALNGEILATFSGTVVHDRVNVLLSSLADSPFQRQSPGAQLLRHQIEEACNDGLAYFDLGVGAARHKSEWSNEVYSLFDSYLALKPQGLAVTLPFTVKSALKRKIKSNPRLWALAQTVRKTIKGSHA from the coding sequence GACGCGGCTGGGGGCGGCGATATCTCTTTCAGCACGTCCGCAGGGCCGGTCTCCATGAAGATCACCTCCGATCTTCAAACCATCGCTTCGGAGTGGCGGGAAATCGAGACCGCGGTGACTTGCACCAGCGCGCAGACCTTCGACTGGGCCCGTGCCTGGTCGGTGCATATGCTCGCCGCGCAAGGCCGGGCGCCCGTTATCGCCATCGGATACGACGGCGACGGACAAGTCCAATTTCTACTGCCGTTCGAGTCGAAGAAGGTCGGTGGGCTCACGGTTCTGAGTTGGCTTAGTCAGGAGCACGCCAATTACCTGTTCGGTGTGTTTCGTCCCGCGTTCGCGGCAGCGCTGACGAAGACGGAAATATCCCGCATCCTCAATGAAGTCGGCCGGTGGTCCGGCGCGTCGGTTGCAGCGCTCGAGGCGCAGCCTTTCGAGTGGGGCGGCGCACCCAATCCATTTGCCCTGCTCTCGCACCAGCCTGCGCCCAACAGCGGCTTCGCGATTCGGCTCGGCGACTTCGAGACGCTCTATCGCGAGCGGTTCAAGAAGCGCGCCCGGCAGGGTCTTTTGCGCAAGGAGCGGCGCCTTTGGGAGGCCGGTACGCTCAAGTATGGCTGGGCCGAGCGCACGCAGGAAAAGCGCGACGTGCTCGAGACGTTCTTTGCCCAAAAGGCGCTCCAGTTTGCCGCCATGGGGGTGACGGACATTTTCACGCCTGAGGCGCGCGCCTTTTACGCCGCCCTGGTCATGCTCCCCGAAGACAGTCCAAGCCGCTTGCGGCTCGGTTATGTCGCGTTGAACGGCGAGATCCTCGCCACCTTCTCAGGCACGGTCGTCCACGACCGAGTGAACGTTCTCTTGTCCTCCTTGGCGGACAGCCCCTTCCAGCGCCAGTCGCCGGGTGCACAGCTCCTGCGTCACCAAATCGAAGAGGCATGCAATGACGGCCTCGCCTATTTCGACCTGGGTGTCGGGGCGGCGCGGCACAAATCGGAATGGAGCAACGAGGTCTATTCTCTGTTCGACAGCTATCTCGCGCTGAAGCCCCAGGGGCTTGCGGTGACCTTGCCCTTTACAGTCAAGAGCGCCCTGAAGCGCAAGATCAAGTCCAATCCGCGGCTTTGGGCCTTGGCTCAAACAGTGCGCAAGACGATCAAGGGCAGCCACGCCTAA
- a CDS encoding Wzz/FepE/Etk N-terminal domain-containing protein has product MTNSSSVPPADDIDLGSLGAALWRAKGRIIALSLLAGAITFIALSMMRPLYTSEARILVQNEETAFTRPTNEQSTSNYRVTLDEQAVQSQVQVLNSRDLILQVVRDLDLTQNAAFLRDAGGSPIARLLRAIGLGGSTQESLEERAANAVAEHLDVFQLSNSSVIAIEYSSGDPQLAAQVANKLADVYIGWQRDAKIEQTKDATAWLDAQIKALRKATAESEAAVETFKASEGLYAGSNNITLNAQQLSELNSQLILAEAQESEAQARAKLIKKMLATNGDIDATPEVLNSQLVINLIEQRVLVQRQLAELSATLLPSHPRIQQLRSELADVRAQIRSEAKKVVQSLENQAQIAAAREASLRASLDAAKSRTSGQSEAEVKLRALEREAKANRDLLESYLARYRDASARHDVGAVPAQAAIVSRAHASVLPSFPRRGPITLLVIAATALLSIGTVLAKTIIVSGAPQRQERPSDFYGEEAEELVPSEPEYMSRAEMLALSRMNAQRQKPAQPQPAPPKPSQDKPAGTTAKPIIENRRMSETRGKPKAKQRPSQPQQGSPKQQTPNGPQATAKPAEAVAPKQPEPASEVAPAAAQKAAAETKPDRVEKSAETPKPADSPNKRQRSVWRASKPAKRPSWLAVSEPRSATLDTPEEATPVAAEADAPSSDDQAQLTETAPTKKVELQTASADETPERAEAPTEEGDSKSAGVLAALAAPAAAIAAKAAMSEPEKRSIPDEEPAADKPSGEEAEDSAGSKPAQPASPSTDFVQRMRRDAIKRSEAEETATSAKRRAAGLFGRLRGKPTKEKTTGAAEESALTAKAAQDAGAPQYENESEMAALSPNDLRHYLTQRIAASDENEELETEPVAEPDVEALGPVMGSLHEVVGTVLKSSTGGLPRALLVAGTSARSPSPQAAIGIARDLASRNEQVALVDLAKGAAVVSGRLNLPRVPGFSDLAVGAVDFADVVNLDDGSTLQVIPAGNPTLSDGYDAPDKFMRVFEALTQTYDCVVLHADMAAIDSLMPALKFELPVAVAVLPPRTTPEEERDPLSVIQRLGCPIVVHGTPMKHRQRRFSLFGRKVAV; this is encoded by the coding sequence GTGACGAATTCCTCAAGCGTGCCGCCTGCAGACGACATCGACCTGGGAAGTCTTGGGGCCGCGCTATGGCGCGCCAAGGGCCGGATCATCGCGCTGTCGCTGCTGGCGGGGGCGATCACGTTCATCGCCCTGTCGATGATGCGTCCGCTCTACACGTCCGAGGCGCGCATCCTGGTTCAGAATGAGGAAACGGCGTTCACGCGCCCCACGAACGAACAGTCGACGTCGAACTATCGCGTAACCCTCGATGAGCAGGCGGTCCAAAGCCAAGTCCAGGTTCTGAATTCGCGCGATCTCATTCTGCAGGTCGTGAGAGATCTCGATCTCACGCAGAACGCCGCCTTTCTCCGCGACGCAGGGGGCTCGCCGATCGCCCGGCTGCTCAGAGCCATCGGCCTCGGCGGCTCGACGCAGGAATCGCTGGAAGAACGGGCCGCGAATGCCGTGGCGGAACATCTGGATGTGTTTCAGCTATCGAACTCGTCGGTGATCGCGATCGAGTACAGCTCGGGCGATCCGCAGCTCGCCGCGCAGGTCGCCAACAAATTGGCGGATGTCTATATCGGCTGGCAGCGCGATGCGAAAATCGAGCAGACCAAGGATGCGACCGCCTGGCTCGACGCGCAGATCAAAGCCTTGCGCAAGGCGACGGCCGAATCCGAGGCCGCGGTGGAAACGTTCAAGGCTTCGGAGGGGCTGTATGCCGGTAGCAACAACATCACCCTGAATGCTCAGCAGCTCTCGGAGCTCAATAGCCAGTTGATCCTGGCGGAAGCGCAAGAATCGGAGGCACAGGCCCGCGCCAAGCTGATCAAGAAGATGCTGGCAACCAACGGCGACATCGACGCGACTCCCGAAGTGCTGAATTCGCAGTTGGTGATCAACCTGATCGAGCAGCGGGTTCTGGTACAGCGCCAACTCGCGGAACTGTCGGCAACCTTGCTGCCGTCCCACCCGCGCATTCAACAGCTGAGATCGGAACTGGCCGATGTGCGCGCGCAGATCCGCTCGGAAGCAAAGAAAGTGGTCCAAAGCCTGGAGAATCAGGCGCAGATCGCTGCTGCCCGCGAGGCATCCTTGCGGGCAAGCCTCGACGCCGCGAAGAGCCGGACCTCGGGTCAATCCGAGGCGGAGGTCAAGCTTCGCGCCCTCGAGCGTGAGGCGAAGGCGAACCGGGACCTGCTGGAATCGTATCTTGCACGCTATCGCGACGCGTCGGCACGTCACGACGTCGGCGCCGTGCCCGCGCAAGCGGCGATCGTCTCGCGCGCCCACGCGTCGGTCTTGCCGTCCTTCCCGCGGCGCGGACCCATCACGCTTTTGGTCATTGCCGCGACCGCGCTGCTGTCCATCGGGACGGTGCTTGCCAAGACAATCATCGTCAGCGGCGCGCCCCAACGGCAGGAAAGACCGTCGGACTTCTATGGGGAAGAAGCAGAGGAACTCGTCCCCAGCGAACCCGAGTATATGTCGCGCGCCGAAATGCTGGCCCTCAGCAGAATGAATGCGCAGCGGCAAAAGCCGGCTCAGCCGCAGCCGGCGCCACCCAAGCCGTCACAAGACAAGCCTGCGGGCACCACAGCGAAGCCGATCATCGAGAACCGGCGTATGTCCGAAACGCGCGGGAAACCCAAAGCAAAGCAACGGCCCTCCCAGCCGCAACAAGGGTCTCCAAAACAGCAAACGCCGAACGGCCCGCAAGCAACCGCAAAGCCGGCCGAGGCGGTTGCGCCCAAACAGCCTGAGCCTGCCAGCGAGGTAGCACCGGCGGCGGCACAGAAAGCAGCCGCGGAGACCAAGCCGGATCGAGTTGAAAAGTCCGCCGAGACGCCGAAGCCAGCCGACAGTCCGAATAAGCGTCAAAGATCCGTCTGGCGCGCTTCAAAACCCGCGAAGCGGCCGTCATGGCTCGCCGTCAGCGAGCCGCGAAGCGCTACGCTCGATACACCGGAGGAAGCCACACCGGTGGCAGCAGAGGCGGACGCGCCGTCCTCCGATGACCAGGCTCAGCTCACGGAGACAGCGCCTACTAAAAAGGTCGAACTCCAGACGGCATCCGCCGACGAAACGCCGGAACGCGCAGAGGCGCCGACGGAAGAGGGGGACAGCAAGAGCGCGGGCGTTCTTGCAGCCCTAGCGGCGCCCGCCGCAGCCATTGCCGCCAAAGCTGCGATGTCGGAGCCGGAGAAGAGATCGATCCCAGATGAGGAACCCGCAGCCGACAAACCGTCCGGCGAAGAAGCTGAAGACAGTGCGGGTTCCAAGCCCGCGCAACCGGCTTCGCCGTCGACGGATTTCGTTCAACGGATGCGCCGAGACGCGATCAAGCGAAGTGAAGCGGAAGAGACAGCCACATCCGCCAAACGCCGGGCCGCTGGATTGTTCGGCCGCTTGCGCGGGAAACCGACCAAAGAAAAAACGACAGGGGCCGCTGAAGAGTCAGCGCTTACCGCGAAAGCGGCGCAAGACGCTGGTGCACCACAATATGAAAACGAGAGTGAGATGGCAGCCCTCAGTCCCAACGACCTGCGCCATTACCTGACGCAACGGATCGCGGCATCCGATGAGAATGAAGAACTGGAAACAGAGCCTGTCGCCGAGCCGGACGTCGAGGCCCTCGGGCCCGTCATGGGATCGCTCCACGAAGTCGTCGGCACGGTACTGAAGAGTTCGACCGGCGGTCTTCCCCGTGCGTTGCTGGTCGCCGGAACATCTGCGCGTTCGCCGTCACCACAGGCGGCCATCGGTATCGCGAGGGATCTCGCGAGCCGTAATGAGCAGGTCGCGCTCGTGGATCTTGCGAAGGGTGCGGCCGTCGTTTCGGGACGCCTGAACTTGCCGCGGGTACCCGGCTTTTCCGATCTTGCGGTAGGCGCAGTGGATTTTGCCGATGTCGTGAATCTCGACGACGGATCGACGCTGCAGGTCATTCCCGCGGGCAATCCGACCCTCAGTGACGGATACGACGCCCCGGACAAGTTCATGCGTGTTTTCGAGGCGCTGACGCAGACCTATGACTGTGTGGTCTTGCACGCCGACATGGCGGCGATCGATAGCCTGATGCCGGCGCTCAAGTTCGAACTTCCCGTCGCTGTCGCGGTCCTGCCGCCACGGACAACGCCGGAAGAGGAGCGCGACCCGCTATCGGTCATTCAGCGTCTGGGATGTCCGATCGTCGTGCACGGCACGCCCATGAAGCACAGACAGCGCCGCTTCTCGCTGTTCGGCCGCAAGGTCGCGGTCTAG